From one Desulfuromonas sp. genomic stretch:
- the nuoK gene encoding NADH-quinone oxidoreductase subunit NuoK: protein MITVHHYLVLSAILFSLGTFGVLTRRNAIVIFMCVELMLNGVNLSFIALSHFLGNMDGQVFVFFVMTVAAAEAAVGLALMIAFFRNTESIDVEDFNILKW from the coding sequence ATGATTACCGTACACCATTACCTCGTTCTCAGCGCGATCCTGTTTTCCCTGGGAACCTTCGGGGTTCTCACCCGGAGGAACGCCATTGTCATCTTCATGTGCGTCGAACTGATGCTCAACGGCGTCAACCTTTCGTTCATCGCCTTGTCCCATTTCCTGGGCAACATGGACGGCCAAGTCTTCGTTTTCTTCGTCATGACCGTGGCCGCCGCAGAGGCGGCGGTGGGATTGGCTCTGATGATCGCCTTTTTCCGCAACACCGAGTCGATCGACGTCGAGGACTTCAACATCTTGAAATGGTAA
- a CDS encoding NADH-quinone oxidoreductase subunit J, which produces METLFFYLVALVAVISGFLVVKCKSPVNSALSLVMTFVCLAVFYVMLHAPFMAAIQIMVYAGAIIVLIIFVIMLLNLGTATQVRTTHSLAGGAVLGALMLFIAGFMLNHSETTGVKGDITAEVVESVGHTELIGRALFTEFLLPFEIASILLLVAMIGAVVLAKKNV; this is translated from the coding sequence ATGGAAACTCTGTTTTTTTATCTGGTCGCCCTGGTCGCCGTTATCTCCGGATTCCTGGTGGTCAAGTGCAAGAGCCCGGTCAACAGCGCCCTGTCCCTGGTCATGACCTTTGTCTGCCTGGCTGTCTTTTATGTGATGCTTCACGCTCCGTTCATGGCTGCCATCCAGATCATGGTCTATGCGGGGGCGATCATCGTTCTGATCATCTTCGTCATCATGCTGCTCAACCTCGGGACCGCCACCCAGGTCAGGACCACTCACTCCCTGGCCGGCGGAGCCGTGCTCGGGGCGTTGATGCTGTTCATCGCCGGTTTTATGCTCAATCACAGCGAGACCACGGGCGTTAAGGGGGACATCACCGCGGAGGTGGTGGAGAGCGTGGGACACACCGAACTGATCGGTCGCGCCCTGTTCACCGAGTTTCTGCTCCCCTTCGAGATTGCCTCTATCCTGCTCCTGGTGGCCATGATCGGCGCCGTGGTGCTGGCCAAGAAAAACGTTTAG
- a CDS encoding NADH-quinone oxidoreductase subunit I, with protein MFKEFAKGLSITFKHLLPGHSTTVQYPDEKLQVSERFRGLHRLVPTQDREKCVACYLCPTVCPAKCITVEAAENHKGEKYPEVYQIDLLRCIFCGYCVEACPVEALEMTGDYELANFKREDFTFTKERLLR; from the coding sequence ATGTTCAAAGAGTTCGCCAAAGGTCTGAGCATTACCTTCAAGCACCTGCTCCCGGGGCATTCGACCACGGTCCAGTATCCTGACGAGAAACTGCAGGTCTCCGAGCGTTTCCGCGGTCTTCACCGCCTGGTACCGACCCAGGACCGTGAGAAGTGCGTGGCCTGCTACCTCTGCCCCACCGTCTGCCCCGCCAAATGCATCACGGTGGAGGCGGCCGAGAACCACAAGGGCGAGAAATACCCCGAGGTCTACCAGATCGATCTTCTGCGCTGCATCTTCTGCGGCTATTGCGTGGAGGCCTGCCCCGTCGAGGCCCTGGAGATGACCGGGGATTACGAGTTGGCCAACTTCAAGCGCGAAGACTTCACCTTCACCAAAGAGCGACTTCTCAGGTAA
- the nuoH gene encoding NADH-quinone oxidoreductase subunit NuoH has translation MTPEVLSLSNNVPLFLAAMLVKILAVFVVVILIVAYATWVERKVIGHMQTRLGPMRTGWHGLLQPIADGLKLFFKEDIIPAESSKLAFILAPMMILVPAFITIAVVPFGPDLEIAGYTVSQQITDLNIGILYVLAMAGLGVYGIVLAGWASNNKYSLLGGVRSAAQMVSYELAAGLSIIAVFMLSETLSLRGIVEAQQGPLWGSIALLPNWYVFTQPLAFGLFVICGLAEINRTPFDLPEAETELVSGFCTEYSSMKYALFFMAEYANMVVIAALIATLFLGGWSGPFPGAINLLLKIFTFMFFFIWLRATFPRVRYDQLMFMGWKVFLPLSLANIVVTGLVVVLLQQ, from the coding sequence ATGACGCCTGAAGTATTGAGCCTCTCGAACAACGTCCCACTGTTTCTGGCCGCCATGCTGGTGAAGATCCTTGCGGTATTCGTGGTGGTGATCCTGATCGTCGCCTACGCCACCTGGGTCGAGCGCAAGGTCATCGGTCACATGCAGACCCGTCTCGGGCCCATGCGCACCGGCTGGCACGGTTTGCTTCAGCCCATCGCCGACGGCCTCAAGCTGTTCTTCAAGGAGGACATCATCCCGGCCGAGTCGAGCAAGCTGGCTTTCATTCTGGCCCCCATGATGATCCTCGTACCGGCTTTCATCACCATCGCGGTCGTCCCCTTCGGCCCCGACCTGGAGATTGCAGGGTACACCGTTAGCCAGCAGATTACCGATCTCAACATCGGAATTCTCTACGTCCTCGCCATGGCCGGCCTCGGGGTCTACGGCATCGTCCTGGCGGGCTGGGCCTCGAACAACAAATACTCCCTGCTCGGCGGGGTCCGCTCCGCGGCCCAGATGGTCTCCTACGAGCTGGCCGCCGGCCTGTCCATCATCGCCGTTTTCATGCTCTCCGAAACCCTCAGCCTGCGGGGGATCGTCGAGGCTCAGCAGGGCCCCCTCTGGGGAAGCATCGCTTTGCTGCCCAACTGGTATGTCTTCACCCAGCCTCTGGCCTTCGGCCTCTTCGTGATCTGCGGTCTGGCCGAGATCAACCGGACCCCCTTCGACCTGCCCGAGGCCGAGACCGAGCTGGTCTCTGGCTTCTGCACCGAGTACTCCTCCATGAAGTACGCCCTGTTCTTCATGGCCGAGTACGCCAACATGGTCGTCATCGCCGCCCTTATCGCCACCCTGTTTCTCGGCGGCTGGTCCGGGCCTTTCCCTGGTGCCATCAACCTCCTGCTGAAGATCTTCACCTTCATGTTCTTCTTCATCTGGCTGCGCGCCACTTTTCCCCGCGTGCGCTACGACCAGCTGATGTTTATGGGCTGGAAAGTCTTTCTGCCCCTGTCCCTGGCCAACATCGTGGTCACCGGACTTGTCGTTGTGCTCCTCCAGCAGTAA
- the nuoL gene encoding NADH-quinone oxidoreductase subunit L translates to MYDKLWLIPFFPLLGFLINGLFGKKIKNEKLIGTIGTLAIASSFVVSSKYFFQLLGDSVKTHEHVVASWMTVGNLQIDWGFLLDPLSALMIMVVTGVGSLIHLYSIGYMHGEEGFYRFFAYLNLFCFSMLMLVLGNNALVMFIGWEGVGLCSYLLIGYYFHKQSAGDAAKKAFVVNRIGDFGFLCGLFILYWTLGSEHGVWTLNFTEIAQHGHLLGTGGTVVTLVTLLFFLGATGKSAQIPLFTWLPDAMEGPTPVSALIHAATMVTAGVYMIGRMNGLFAMAPDTMMTIAIVGAATAIFAASIGLAQNDIKRVLAYSTVSQLGYMFLAMGVGAFTAGIFHLMTHAFFKACLFLGSGSVIHGMHHGYHHAHLHDDPQDMRNMGGLRKKMPITFLTFLVSTIAIAGIPGFSAFFSKDEILWWAFGSNRGHWLLWLVGAVAAGMTAFYMFRLVFMTFFGEQRTDPRAKDHIPESPLTITIPLMVLGVLAVVGGYIGVPAILGGANHLHHFLEPVFGHALELNHIEAHGSHATEYGLMGISVGIGIVGIFIAWVMYIKNPEIPGKLATNFATLHRAIFNKWYIDEIYDALFVNPCKRFGTFLWKGFDVCVVDGVVNGVGRIVQAASAGMRATQTGFVHNYALAMVVGVVLIVGFYVLG, encoded by the coding sequence ATGTACGACAAATTGTGGCTCATCCCGTTCTTTCCCCTGCTGGGGTTCCTGATCAACGGACTTTTCGGCAAGAAGATCAAGAACGAAAAATTGATCGGGACCATCGGCACCCTGGCCATTGCCAGTTCCTTCGTGGTTTCCAGCAAGTATTTCTTCCAGCTGCTCGGTGATTCGGTCAAGACCCACGAGCATGTGGTCGCATCCTGGATGACCGTGGGGAACCTGCAGATCGACTGGGGATTCCTGCTCGATCCCCTCTCGGCCTTGATGATCATGGTGGTTACGGGGGTCGGTTCTCTGATCCACCTCTACTCCATCGGGTACATGCACGGGGAAGAAGGATTCTACCGCTTCTTCGCCTACCTGAACCTTTTCTGCTTCTCCATGCTGATGCTGGTCCTGGGCAACAACGCCTTGGTCATGTTCATCGGCTGGGAGGGTGTCGGCCTCTGTTCCTATCTCCTCATCGGCTACTACTTTCATAAGCAGAGCGCGGGGGATGCGGCCAAGAAGGCCTTCGTGGTCAACCGCATCGGTGACTTCGGGTTCCTCTGCGGCTTGTTTATCCTGTACTGGACTCTCGGCAGCGAGCACGGTGTCTGGACCCTGAACTTCACCGAAATTGCACAGCATGGTCACCTGCTTGGTACCGGCGGCACCGTGGTGACGCTGGTTACGCTTCTCTTCTTCCTCGGCGCCACCGGCAAGTCGGCCCAGATTCCCCTCTTCACATGGCTGCCCGACGCCATGGAGGGTCCGACTCCCGTCTCCGCCCTGATCCATGCCGCCACGATGGTCACCGCCGGCGTCTACATGATCGGCCGCATGAACGGCCTTTTCGCCATGGCTCCCGACACCATGATGACCATCGCCATCGTCGGCGCCGCCACCGCGATCTTCGCCGCCAGTATCGGCCTGGCCCAGAACGACATCAAACGCGTTCTGGCCTACTCGACCGTTTCCCAGCTCGGCTACATGTTCCTGGCCATGGGCGTCGGCGCCTTTACCGCCGGCATCTTCCACCTCATGACCCACGCCTTCTTCAAGGCCTGCCTCTTCCTCGGGTCCGGTTCGGTGATCCACGGAATGCATCACGGCTACCACCATGCACACCTGCATGATGATCCTCAGGACATGCGTAACATGGGTGGTCTGCGCAAGAAGATGCCTATCACCTTCTTGACCTTCCTTGTCTCGACCATCGCCATTGCCGGCATCCCCGGGTTCTCCGCCTTCTTCTCCAAGGACGAGATCCTCTGGTGGGCCTTCGGCTCCAACCGCGGCCACTGGCTGCTCTGGCTGGTCGGCGCGGTGGCTGCCGGCATGACCGCCTTCTACATGTTCCGCCTTGTCTTCATGACCTTCTTCGGCGAGCAGCGAACCGATCCCCGTGCCAAGGATCACATCCCCGAGTCGCCCCTGACCATCACCATCCCCCTCATGGTCCTCGGCGTGCTTGCGGTGGTCGGCGGCTACATCGGCGTTCCGGCGATCCTCGGCGGCGCCAACCACCTCCACCACTTCCTGGAGCCGGTCTTCGGGCACGCCCTCGAGCTTAACCATATCGAGGCCCACGGCAGCCACGCCACCGAGTACGGCCTGATGGGGATCTCTGTCGGCATCGGCATCGTCGGTATCTTCATCGCCTGGGTCATGTATATCAAGAACCCCGAGATTCCGGGCAAGCTGGCTACCAACTTCGCGACACTCCACCGGGCCATCTTCAACAAGTGGTATATCGACGAAATCTACGATGCCCTCTTCGTCAATCCCTGCAAGCGCTTTGGCACCTTCCTCTGGAAAGGGTTTGACGTTTGCGTGGTGGACGGCGTGGTCAACGGCGTCGGCAGGATCGTGCAGGCCGCCTCGGCCGGGATGCGCGCCACCCAGACCGGCTTCGTCCACAACTACGCCCTGGCCATGGTGGTCGGTGTGGTGCTGATCGTCGGATTCTACGTCCTCGGGTAA
- a CDS encoding tetratricopeptide repeat protein: MDCPKCKAVVSARAKFCDQCGNNLADNAEFLHQRALDHYHRGLIDEAVRIWDEAIAKQPRFSKGFYYKGLALYDRGDLQLAIDALRQALAGEPEPFRVYFKLGMAQYGLGDLVGSIDSFRKAVEISPGSAETLYRLGLSHLRNSDLERSQEALEAAIGINPKYTRALYILGMVLSQRGLTDEAIEQFRQVVKISPTYTSARFELGMALFKAGDLKAAAEEFSRTVETSAKFAPGHYMLGESCRKVGEFSEAISAYTEVLKLNPKDADAHVRMAECHMQLDFLDAAREAVDKALAINPENPEAKYLAKHLGEMNTPHKPGF; the protein is encoded by the coding sequence ATGGACTGTCCCAAATGCAAAGCGGTCGTTTCGGCGCGGGCCAAATTCTGCGACCAGTGCGGCAATAATCTGGCGGATAACGCCGAGTTCCTGCACCAGAGAGCCCTCGACCATTACCATCGGGGACTCATCGACGAGGCCGTCAGGATTTGGGACGAGGCCATCGCCAAGCAGCCCCGATTCAGCAAGGGGTTCTACTACAAGGGGCTGGCCCTGTACGACAGGGGCGACCTGCAGTTGGCCATCGACGCCCTTCGGCAGGCGCTGGCGGGAGAGCCCGAGCCCTTCCGGGTCTATTTCAAGCTGGGCATGGCACAGTACGGCCTCGGCGACCTGGTCGGCAGTATCGACAGCTTCCGCAAGGCGGTGGAGATCAGCCCGGGCAGCGCCGAAACCCTCTACCGGCTCGGCCTCTCGCACCTGCGCAACTCGGACCTTGAACGGTCCCAGGAAGCTCTCGAGGCGGCCATAGGGATCAACCCCAAGTACACGAGGGCCCTCTACATCCTGGGGATGGTCCTGTCCCAGAGGGGCCTGACCGACGAGGCCATCGAGCAGTTCCGGCAGGTGGTGAAGATCAGCCCCACCTACACCTCGGCGCGCTTCGAACTCGGCATGGCCCTGTTCAAGGCCGGGGACCTGAAGGCGGCAGCGGAGGAATTCTCCCGGACCGTGGAGACCAGCGCCAAGTTCGCCCCAGGGCACTATATGCTCGGCGAGAGCTGCCGCAAGGTGGGGGAGTTCAGCGAGGCGATCAGCGCCTACACCGAGGTGCTCAAGCTCAACCCGAAGGACGCCGACGCCCATGTGAGGATGGCCGAGTGCCACATGCAGCTCGATTTTCTTGACGCCGCCAGGGAGGCGGTGGACAAGGCCCTGGCGATCAACCCGGAGAACCCCGAGGCCAAGTACCTCGCGAAGCACCTGGGGGAGATGAATACGCCCCATAAACCCGGCTTTTAA
- the nuoG gene encoding NADH-quinone oxidoreductase subunit NuoG, with protein sequence MMVTLTIDGKQVQVKKTATIYEAAKEAGVDIPVLCYAKKLLPYGACRVCLVEVEQMKGRLIPSCTTPVTEGMVVTTINDEIRKVRKTVMEFLLVNHVLDCPVCDKGGECDLQDLAFEYEVTKNRFEGEKFDLPVDEINPLIERNMNRCVLCGKCVRVCDEVVGYGSYSFINRGFETKIATAFDRGLSCEFCGQCVSMCPVGAILPRPFKFKARPWQLKEVDSVCGYCGNGCTVTLGVLKEKVETIRFNDKTGVNDGNLCVRGRFGYSYVNSEERLTKPLVRKDGVLVEVEWDEALDAVAEGLEKAKGDKGVGILSGARLTNEELFVLKKLAGTLDTSNLDHSGGECYRGVTEGLKATLGLTASTATFPQVEECDTILAIRSDFYETHPVLGMVVNQALQRHGAKLLVVADKKGKLSKMHGAETLLAKPGCEVNLLNAMARTLLDEGLAVTDGVEGLDALQASLADYAPEKVAEQTGADAEAIKAAARRLAGSKKSAILLAYGLPYTAQSKELAVAAANLAILTGNVGREGSGLYLCGEKANSQGAIDLGILPEGSGLGSQAMLEAAGKGDLSALWVVGEDMVVSYPDRAKVEAALERAPFVVVQDLFLSATAQKADVVLPAASFAEKDGSFTNAERRVQRVRPGVPSPGEAKTDLEIFYLLAAKLGARVSYTGSAAIFAEISATVPGYEGIDYEAIGPQGAVWGGETLEPEFKKVVPVAGFEPLDAKFQLVTGSALYHSGTVSTRAKGPLAVVPEPYVELGRADAKALAIKDGDMVTLKSGGIELRLQAKVDLRMPEGVVFAPNHFDDGQINRIYKGEAAIAVELSK encoded by the coding sequence ATGATGGTCACACTGACGATTGACGGCAAGCAGGTACAGGTCAAGAAGACGGCCACCATTTACGAGGCGGCCAAGGAGGCCGGGGTCGATATCCCCGTCCTGTGCTACGCCAAGAAGCTGCTTCCCTACGGCGCCTGCCGGGTCTGTCTGGTTGAAGTGGAGCAGATGAAGGGCCGGCTGATCCCGTCCTGTACCACCCCGGTGACCGAGGGGATGGTGGTGACCACGATCAACGACGAAATCCGCAAGGTCCGCAAGACCGTGATGGAGTTCCTCCTGGTCAACCACGTTCTCGACTGCCCGGTCTGCGACAAGGGCGGCGAGTGCGACCTTCAGGACCTGGCCTTCGAGTACGAGGTGACCAAGAACCGTTTCGAGGGCGAGAAGTTCGACCTCCCCGTCGACGAGATCAACCCCCTCATCGAGCGCAACATGAACCGCTGCGTTCTCTGCGGCAAATGCGTCAGGGTCTGCGACGAGGTCGTCGGCTACGGTTCCTACTCCTTTATCAATCGCGGCTTCGAGACGAAGATCGCCACCGCCTTCGACCGCGGCCTCTCCTGCGAGTTCTGCGGCCAGTGCGTCTCCATGTGCCCGGTCGGCGCGATTCTGCCTCGTCCCTTCAAGTTCAAGGCCCGCCCCTGGCAGCTCAAGGAGGTGGACTCGGTCTGCGGCTACTGCGGCAACGGTTGCACCGTGACCCTCGGGGTGCTGAAGGAGAAGGTCGAGACGATCCGCTTTAACGACAAGACCGGCGTCAACGACGGCAACCTCTGCGTCCGCGGTCGCTTCGGTTACTCCTACGTCAACAGCGAGGAGCGCCTGACCAAGCCCCTGGTGCGCAAGGACGGCGTCCTCGTCGAGGTCGAGTGGGACGAGGCCCTCGACGCCGTCGCCGAGGGGCTGGAAAAGGCCAAGGGCGACAAGGGCGTCGGCATCCTCTCCGGTGCGCGGCTGACCAACGAGGAACTCTTCGTGCTCAAGAAACTGGCCGGGACCCTCGACACCTCCAACCTCGACCACTCGGGGGGCGAGTGCTACAGGGGGGTCACAGAGGGGCTCAAGGCGACTCTCGGCCTGACCGCCTCCACCGCCACCTTCCCCCAGGTCGAGGAGTGCGACACCATCCTCGCCATCCGGTCCGATTTTTACGAGACCCACCCGGTCTTGGGCATGGTCGTCAACCAGGCCCTCCAGCGTCACGGCGCCAAGTTGCTCGTGGTGGCCGACAAGAAGGGCAAGCTCAGCAAGATGCATGGGGCCGAGACCCTTCTCGCCAAGCCGGGATGCGAGGTCAACCTGCTCAACGCCATGGCTCGGACCCTCCTCGACGAAGGGCTGGCAGTGACCGACGGGGTCGAGGGGCTTGATGCTCTTCAGGCTTCCCTCGCCGACTACGCGCCGGAGAAGGTCGCCGAGCAGACCGGGGCGGACGCCGAGGCCATCAAGGCCGCTGCCCGCCGGCTTGCAGGCTCCAAGAAGAGCGCCATCCTTCTGGCCTACGGCCTGCCCTACACCGCCCAGAGCAAGGAGCTCGCAGTCGCCGCCGCCAACCTGGCCATCCTGACCGGCAACGTCGGCCGCGAGGGGAGCGGACTCTACCTCTGCGGCGAGAAGGCCAACAGCCAGGGGGCCATCGACCTCGGCATCCTGCCCGAGGGAAGCGGCCTCGGCTCGCAGGCCATGCTCGAAGCCGCCGGCAAGGGCGACCTTTCCGCCCTCTGGGTCGTCGGCGAGGACATGGTCGTCTCCTATCCGGACCGGGCCAAGGTCGAGGCCGCGCTGGAGCGCGCCCCCTTCGTGGTGGTTCAGGACCTGTTCCTCTCCGCCACCGCGCAGAAGGCCGACGTTGTCCTGCCCGCCGCCTCCTTCGCCGAGAAGGACGGATCGTTCACCAATGCCGAACGGCGCGTGCAGCGGGTTCGACCGGGCGTTCCGAGCCCCGGCGAGGCAAAGACGGACCTCGAGATCTTCTACCTGCTCGCCGCCAAGCTCGGCGCGCGGGTCAGCTACACCGGGAGCGCCGCCATCTTCGCCGAGATATCCGCCACCGTGCCCGGCTACGAGGGGATCGATTACGAGGCGATCGGACCTCAGGGTGCCGTCTGGGGCGGTGAGACCCTCGAGCCTGAGTTCAAGAAGGTGGTTCCCGTTGCCGGGTTCGAGCCCCTCGACGCCAAGTTCCAGCTCGTCACCGGCAGCGCCCTGTATCACAGCGGCACCGTTTCCACCCGCGCCAAGGGGCCTCTCGCCGTTGTCCCCGAGCCCTACGTTGAACTGGGCCGGGCCGACGCGAAGGCTCTCGCCATAAAGGACGGCGACATGGTGACCCTCAAGTCCGGCGGGATCGAGCTTCGGCTTCAGGCCAAGGTCGATCTCCGGATGCCCGAGGGGGTCGTGTTCGCGCCCAACCACTTTGATGACGGCCAGATCAACAGGATCTACAAGGGCGAAGCGGCGATCGCCGTCGAACTGAGCAAGTAG